The genome window atggcaAAGCCACACAGTGTTCcctacagctcccagcaccaggCTCTCATGTGCGCTTTGATTCCCCCATAGAGGGCCTGAGCTGGAAACAGCCCCAAAATTTCAATCTCTGTATCCCTGTGTGATAGCTGTCATCATACTCACTGCAGACCACCTACCTGAATTTCAGCCGTGTCATCTACCCATGCTCACACCATGGTTTAATCACtaacccccccctcccccccagccctCTTCACCCCACTCCTACAAACCTCATCCCTGAGAGCATGAAGCCACAATACCTTCCCAAAGGCGCTTCACTCGCATCTAAGAGAAATAACCCAGCAGTAGTCTTTTACTGGGCACCTCCAGAACTGTGGATGAATATCTCAGAGTTAGAAAACCAAACCGCAGTGCCCAGCATGCCGCAGGAAAAATCTCCCCCCGGGGGCTCTCGAGAGAGAGAATCACTGCCACAAAGCGAGCACGAACGCTGGGAGTGTGCGTTTCTCGAGGGATCTCCCTGGAGAGGCGTGGAGACGTTCAGAGAGAAAGGGGGGAAGAGAACTGAAATGGAGATAGTAACGGGGAAGGAGGTGAGAAACAGGGAAGAGGGGATGGGGAAAAAGGGATGGAGAAGCGGCCCCGCCAGCCCGGCCCTGCGGCGAGGCCCGGCGCTGTGCCCGCTGCGGGGCGCGGCCGGCCGCAGACGGCGATGCGCTACGCTGCGGCGCGGCCCAGCAGCGTGGGGCAGCCCGGCCCGCCGCAGGCCCAGCGCCGCGCcgcctctctccctccctccttccttcctgcccggccGCCCTCCGCCAGGCCGCGGCCCCCGCGGGCACCCCGCTCCCCGCCAGCCCGCTCACCACCGCCGCCAGGCCAGGCGGAAGCCGCCCCCGCCCGAGGCCATGCGGAGCAGGCCGCTCGCCCGCTCCTCCCGGCGCCGGTGCCTCACCCGCCGGCCGGCGAGGAGCTGCGGGAGAAGGGAAGCGGTTCCGCTCACCTGGCGCGCGGCGCGGCGGGCCGGCGCTCCGGCCTCCTCCCCGCTCCCCGGGGCTCCCGGACTCCGCGAGGCCGCTGCCGCTCCCGGCGCCGCGACGCCGCGCCTCAGCCGCTTCCACACAGGGGCCAAGATGGCGGGCGGCCAAGCCGGCGCCAACGACGTCTGACCTCACCGCGCCGCGCGCGCACCACCCCTCGCGCCGCTGCCCACGTGACCCCACGCCGTGCCGCAGTCCGGGAGGCGCGCGGAGCCCCCGAGCGCCCCCTCGTGGCCGGAAGCGGCGACGCCCCAGCGGAAGGCGTGGTGTCCGCGCGCTCCGCTTTCCCGTGTTCCCTTCTATGTGCGGGGTGGGCTGGCGCCGTGCCGTGGTGCTAAGCCCCGAGCCCGCCTCACCCCTCCACCAACCCCACACCCAGTTAATCAACCCATTAGTAAAAACATGGAACCCCACCATGCGTAGCACCATTAAAAGCTCAATGAGGTTTATTTCCGGCTCCCCCCTCCCAGAAGTTTCCATATGAACACAACTACCTCCATGCTTGCTGCTCCCAAAACGGCAGTGCCGAGGAAGCCCGTGCCATGCCCATGCCCTCCATCCTCATCCCAAATCACCCCACAGTCCCATCCCGCTGCATTACAACAACAGATAGGGACAGAGGGGTGAGGTCCTACACGCTGGACCTATCGGCACCGCCCTGTGGGCACAGCATGGCACCATCCTCATAGGGCCTCTTCTAGACTAGAAGCCCTGCCCTGGGAACCtacccacccacccacccacccgGGGACATTTGGAGAGGAGGAACCCTACCACCAGCGCTGTGGGCAGGGCGAGGAGGCCCAGCCAGAGCCAGGAGTGCGAGGAGGCACTGTCCTCCAACACTCGAGTTTTCAAGGGTTTCAAGGCCCGCTGCCACTGTGTCAAGATGGCGGCCCTGGCCCCGCTCCACTGCCCCCGTCCCATCAGGCGGTACTGGTAGGATGTGCAGGGGCCGAAGAAGACGGCCAGGGCCAGCCAGGGGTCAGTCAGGAGCAGCCGCAGCACGCTGGGCTTCACACCGGCGCACGAAGCAATCTCGCTGGTGTAACTAATGAAATTCATCTTCAAGTTCTGCTTCTCCGACTGATTCCTTCCATGGGCCATAGAatcaataaagaaaatcaaatagtATGTTCCCACCTTGGTTCGCAACTCTGGGCTCGGAAGAGCCACCACGTTGCAAGGAACACACGTTGGCTGAGCTCCCTCAGGCTGCCCTGCTGTAGGGTGACAAGAAGAGACCTAAAAGCACCCAAGGAGCCTTTGTGCTGGGTTATCAGCAGCTGCCCTAGCGTAAGGAAGAGGGTCTGTCTCCATAACCTGCTTGTGGTCTCCAAAATACAACCCACAGAGTGGCCTGAGTTAGGAAACTTCCCCTAAACAAGGCTCCAGTAGGCTTTGAGGGATGAGATGTGGCCATCAGCCCCAGTGGGTTGGGGAGGGAGAAGCCACGAGATGGCACCCTCTGtctagaggaaaacaaagctccACGCCGAGGTGCTATGGGAGAGGGTGGGTTGTGGAGGACGGGCAGAGGGACATGCAGGTcatgggtgctgtgctgctccctccctcctgctgaTGGTTTGCTTCATCCCAGAGTTCTGCATGGATCAGCAGAAGGGGTTTGGCAAGAGAGAGGATCGACTTTGTTCAGTTTGATTTGCttatgaaaagcaaaggcaTATCACACTATACCCCAAGTACAGGAGCATCACGCACCTTTTGTCTGGCAGCTGTTTTTTTGAGACTTCAGCCATCATCTTGCTGGAGGGAGGGAGCTTGTATGCACCTGAGAAGAGCAAAGAGACCAGAGATCACACACAGCACTATGAGCAGAGCAGTTAGCAGTCCTTCAACTCATTCCATGCTCCCAGCACCTTCACCAAAAGCACTAAGCACAGCGACACCCAGCATGGTACCAAGAGCAGCAAGTTGACCTGTCCTCCCTCTCCAACATctcccccatccctggagcccCTCTCCCACCTGCGAAGACTCCTGTCACCCAGCGAGCCTGGATTTCTGCTCCCACCATCACGGAGCCAGTCAGCTTGACAAAACCAATGATGGCTAGAGTTGGCCTTTCCAGCTGGGGTGGGAAGATGCATTTGTAGAGGGTACTATTATTTTTGAGTGGGTTGCGAATCGACTcttcaaggaaggaaaatgagaaggtGTAGCCCGTGGCAAAGATCACCACATCGATGTTCTCTTCAGTTGTTCCATCTTCAAAAATGGCTGAAGTTTCAGTGAACTCCTTCACATTTGACTTCAGCACAATGGTTCCAGAGAGCATGCGAAATGGCAGCTCTTCATTGATAATGAAACGAGAACTGGAACTTTCAcgtgaaaaaaaagaaggagagaaatgttAGCACCCAGGGGAGACACAATATATCTTTTGTGGCCAGACTCTAAGAAAGTGGTGCTAGGGAGGGATGTGAGGGGTGTGCCTCAGGTTTGGATCTCTGCCCCCTGTGGCTTGATTAGCCATTGCAAACCACCCTGATGTGGGGTTTAGTTGTTACTAGGACATGGACATCATTGAATGTCCTGAATCCAACGGGGCTGTAAACTGGCACCAAGAGTGTGAAGCCACGCTAAATGCAttatcaatgaaaaaaaaaattctgctctaATGGTTTGCTATTCTGCAGAGATCCtctgaaatgaaagatgatTTCACACTATTAAAAAATACCATCTAACCAAGGAAACAGAGCAAACACCTTCTAGCAGAAGCCAAGCCGTAGATCTCGTGGTTAAACCATGAATTCATCATTCGAAACTTGATCCTTTTCATGATGGCTGATGGGAGAAGCCATTCGAGAAAGTGATTAAAGCGCGTGGTCTTGAACATGTCCCAGGGGAAGCCATGTTTTGCCACCCGGCTGAACACCCACGTGTTGCTCCTGGCACTGAGAAACACCTGGCAGAGAAGGCAGGCCTGAGGCCTCTTGCCCAGAGGCCTGACTTCCATTTTTGCCCCACGTAGCAAATCCCAACTCCTGTGCTTGGGAACAAAGTCCCAAGGAAGGCAGCTGGTGTCCAGATGAACCAACCAGTCCATGGTGGCTTTCGCAAAGTTCCCAGATAGTCCAAATTTTCCAGAAATTGCAGAGATCATTCATTTGGCCTCAGTTTAAGGCCTGTTTACTGAGAAACCCAACGGGCATGTGAGAGGAAGCCCTTGGGGAGC of Numida meleagris isolate 19003 breed g44 Domestic line chromosome 7, NumMel1.0, whole genome shotgun sequence contains these proteins:
- the LOC110402697 gene encoding collagen alpha-1(I) chain-like codes for the protein METSGRGEPEINLIELLMVLRMVGFHVFTNGLINWVWGWWRGEAGSGLSTTARRQPTPHIEGNTGKRSARTPRLPLGRRRFRPRGGARGLRAPPGLRHGVGSRGQRREGWCARGAVRSDVVGAGLAARHLGPCVEAAEARRRGAGSGSGLAESGSPGERGGGRSAGPPRRAPG
- the LOC110402691 gene encoding dimethylaniline monooxygenase [N-oxide-forming] 2-like isoform X2, which translates into the protein MSCFSDFPFPEDFPIFLPHSLFLEYFRLYAQQFHLLRHIRFKTTVISVKKHPAFATSGQWEVITEREGIQELYVFDAVMVCTGNFQQPHLPLASFPGIETRFRGQYFHSQEYKDADAFQGKRVLVVGIGNTACDIAVELSHVAAKVFLSARSNTWVFSRVAKHGFPWDMFKTTRFNHFLEWLLPSAIMKRIKFRMMNSWFNHEIYGLASARSSSSRFIINEELPFRMLSGTIVLKSNVKEFTETSAIFEDGTTEENIDVVIFATGYTFSFSFLEESIRNPLKNNSTLYKCIFPPQLERPTLAIIGFVKLTGSVMVGAEIQARWVTGVFAGAYKLPPSSKMMAEVSKKQLPDKRNQSEKQNLKMNFISYTSEIASCAGVKPSVLRLLLTDPWLALAVFFGPCTSYQYRLMGRGQWSGARAAILTQWQRALKPLKTRVLEDSASSHSWLWLGLLALPTALVVGFLLSKCPRVGGWVGRFPGQGF
- the LOC110402691 gene encoding dimethylaniline monooxygenase [N-oxide-forming] 2-like isoform X1, giving the protein MVHQVAVIGAGASGLAATKCCLDEGLEPTCFERSEDLGGLWCFAENTDCGRVSVYRSIISNTSKEMSCFSDFPFPEDFPIFLPHSLFLEYFRLYAQQFHLLRHIRFKTTVISVKKHPAFATSGQWEVITEREGIQELYVFDAVMVCTGNFQQPHLPLASFPGIETRFRGQYFHSQEYKDADAFQGKRVLVVGIGNTACDIAVELSHVAAKVFLSARSNTWVFSRVAKHGFPWDMFKTTRFNHFLEWLLPSAIMKRIKFRMMNSWFNHEIYGLASARSSSSRFIINEELPFRMLSGTIVLKSNVKEFTETSAIFEDGTTEENIDVVIFATGYTFSFSFLEESIRNPLKNNSTLYKCIFPPQLERPTLAIIGFVKLTGSVMVGAEIQARWVTGVFAGAYKLPPSSKMMAEVSKKQLPDKRNQSEKQNLKMNFISYTSEIASCAGVKPSVLRLLLTDPWLALAVFFGPCTSYQYRLMGRGQWSGARAAILTQWQRALKPLKTRVLEDSASSHSWLWLGLLALPTALVVGFLLSKCPRVGGWVGRFPGQGF